A single window of Halobacterium jilantaiense DNA harbors:
- the pyk gene encoding pyruvate kinase, translated as MRNAKIVCTLGPATDDEASVRALADAGMTVARINASHGGPADRRALVETTRAVDEETEKPLAVMLDTQGPEVRTAETDGEVEIRAETEVAFAEGETTTPERVGLSTSIAAAEPGDRVLLDDGRIEAVVDRVEGETVYAEVLSGGSLGSRKGVNVPGVELGLDVVTEKDRRDLELAADLDVDYVAASFVRDAEDVLAVNRVLESFGADIPIVAKIERAGAVENLDGIVEAASGVMVARGDLGVECPMEDVPMIQKRIIRQCRDAGVPVITATEMLDSMVHARRPTRAEASDVANAVLDGTDAVMLSGETAVGDHPTRVVETMDRIVREVEDSEEYAELQEQRVPTADGTAKTDALARSARYLARDVDASAVVVASESGYTARKAAKFRPNVPVVCATPSHGVRRQLALNWGVHANYAEVAEGDATTVVERAVQAAVDSGEVESGDTVVVLVGMMTDLEGASTTNTLKVHVAAETLVAGQSVVDGRTTGRAFRVGDGDLSDAPENAVLLLEPGFDAEFEGDLSKISAIVSADSGLTGYPAVVARELGAPMVGNADVDAVPDDRLVTVDGERGVVYRAEQ; from the coding sequence ATGAGGAACGCGAAAATCGTCTGCACGCTCGGCCCGGCGACCGACGACGAGGCGTCGGTTCGAGCGCTCGCGGACGCGGGAATGACGGTGGCGCGCATCAACGCGAGCCACGGCGGCCCGGCGGACCGACGGGCGCTCGTCGAGACGACGCGCGCTGTCGACGAGGAGACCGAGAAGCCGCTCGCGGTGATGCTGGACACGCAGGGCCCGGAAGTCAGGACGGCGGAGACCGACGGCGAGGTCGAGATTCGAGCGGAGACCGAGGTCGCGTTCGCCGAAGGGGAGACGACGACGCCCGAGCGCGTCGGCCTCTCGACGAGCATCGCGGCGGCCGAACCCGGTGACAGAGTGCTCCTAGACGACGGCCGCATCGAGGCCGTCGTCGACCGCGTGGAGGGCGAGACGGTCTACGCCGAGGTGCTGTCCGGCGGCAGCCTCGGCAGCAGGAAGGGCGTGAACGTCCCGGGCGTGGAACTCGGACTGGACGTCGTCACGGAGAAGGACCGCCGCGACCTCGAACTCGCGGCCGACCTGGACGTCGACTACGTCGCGGCGAGCTTCGTCCGGGACGCCGAGGACGTGCTTGCCGTGAACCGTGTGTTGGAGTCGTTCGGTGCGGACATCCCCATCGTCGCGAAGATCGAGCGCGCCGGCGCGGTCGAGAACCTCGACGGCATCGTGGAGGCCGCCAGCGGCGTGATGGTGGCTCGCGGCGACCTCGGTGTCGAGTGCCCGATGGAGGACGTACCGATGATTCAGAAGCGCATCATCCGGCAGTGCCGGGACGCGGGCGTCCCCGTCATCACGGCGACCGAGATGCTGGACTCGATGGTCCACGCCCGCCGCCCGACTCGCGCGGAGGCCAGCGACGTGGCGAACGCCGTCCTCGACGGCACGGACGCGGTGATGCTGTCCGGGGAGACGGCCGTCGGTGACCACCCGACGCGCGTGGTGGAGACGATGGACCGCATCGTGCGCGAGGTCGAGGACAGCGAGGAGTACGCCGAACTCCAGGAGCAGCGCGTGCCGACTGCGGACGGCACGGCGAAGACAGACGCGCTCGCGCGGTCGGCGCGCTACCTCGCGCGGGACGTCGACGCGAGCGCGGTCGTGGTCGCCTCCGAGTCCGGGTACACGGCGCGGAAGGCGGCGAAGTTCCGGCCGAACGTCCCCGTGGTCTGTGCGACGCCCTCGCACGGCGTCAGGCGACAGCTCGCCCTGAACTGGGGCGTCCACGCGAACTACGCCGAGGTCGCGGAGGGCGACGCCACGACGGTCGTGGAGCGCGCCGTGCAGGCGGCCGTCGACTCCGGCGAGGTCGAGAGCGGGGACACCGTGGTCGTGCTGGTCGGCATGATGACGGACTTGGAGGGCGCGAGCACGACGAACACGCTGAAAGTCCACGTCGCGGCGGAGACGCTCGTCGCCGGCCAGTCGGTGGTCGACGGCCGGACGACCGGTCGGGCGTTCCGCGTGGGCGACGGCGACCTCTCGGATGCCCCCGAGAACGCCGTGTTGCTCCTGGAACCCGGTTTCGACGCCGAGTTCGAGGGGGACCTCTCGAAGATTTCGGCCATCGTCAGCGCGGACTCCGGGCTGACGGGCTACCCCGCCGTCGTCGCGCGAGAACTGGGTGCACCCATGGTCGGGAACGCCGACGTGGACGCGGTTCCGGACGACCGACTCGTCACCGTCGACGGCGAGCGCGGCGTCGTCTACCGGGCCGAGCAGTGA
- a CDS encoding DUF7312 domain-containing protein, producing the protein MSETDESAEDGWRFELDEVGEDADVGPDPIEPGSPTAENVAFFLLGVATMAGAIALLLFG; encoded by the coding sequence ATGAGCGAGACGGACGAGAGCGCCGAGGACGGCTGGCGGTTCGAGCTCGACGAGGTCGGTGAGGACGCCGACGTCGGCCCCGACCCCATCGAGCCCGGGTCACCGACCGCCGAGAACGTCGCGTTCTTCCTGCTCGGCGTCGCGACGATGGCGGGAGCCATCGCGTTGCTGCTGTTCGGGTAA
- a CDS encoding NfeD family protein has product MDGVFGQSLSFVLVVAGAVLCIAEALVPGAHLIVLGVALLSAGLVGMFLLSNATPFVLAGVVFIVGMVALYVYRYYEIYEGTDSGQTLASSDLRGKTGYVVEEVTSRSGRIDLEGGGFNSSYAARSTVGTIPVDEEVVVVDPGGGNVVTVEPVDDSADDTTVVSDAGGPGDAGQDGDAANAN; this is encoded by the coding sequence ATGGACGGTGTGTTCGGGCAGTCGCTGTCGTTCGTGCTCGTCGTCGCAGGGGCAGTCCTCTGCATCGCTGAAGCGCTGGTGCCCGGTGCGCATCTCATCGTGCTTGGGGTGGCGTTGCTGTCCGCCGGCCTCGTCGGGATGTTCCTGCTGTCGAACGCGACGCCGTTCGTGCTTGCGGGGGTCGTGTTCATCGTCGGGATGGTGGCACTGTACGTCTACCGCTACTACGAGATTTACGAGGGGACGGACAGCGGTCAGACGCTCGCCTCCAGTGACCTCCGCGGGAAGACCGGGTACGTCGTCGAGGAGGTCACGAGCCGGTCGGGCCGCATCGACTTAGAGGGCGGCGGCTTCAACTCCTCGTACGCGGCCCGCAGCACGGTCGGCACCATCCCGGTCGACGAGGAGGTCGTGGTCGTCGACCCCGGGGGCGGCAACGTTGTCACCGTCGAACCGGTCGACGACTCGGCCGACGACACCACCGTGGTTTCGGACGCGGGCGGCCCCGGAGACGCAGGGCAAGACGGCGACGCGGCGAACGCGAACTGA
- a CDS encoding SPFH domain-containing protein, which produces MFTPLQVGNELAAVAAGPPATVVGGSLTTVVGLLLLVLLAVVIYETVQIVDAYEKQALTVFGEYRGLLEPGINIIPPFVSRTYTFDMRTQTIDVPRQEAITRDNSPVTADAVVYIRVREAKRAFLEVDDYKTAVSNLAQTTLRAVLGDMELDDTLNKRQEINSRIRTELDEPTDEWGIRVESVEVREVNPSQEVQKAMEQQTSAERRRRAMILEAQGERQSAIENAQGDKQSNIIRAQGEKQSQILEAQGDAISTVLRAKSAESMGERAIIEKGMETLEGIGHGESNTFVIPQELSSLVGRYGKHLSGSDVSGDGTELGSLEFDAETRELIGLDDIDEILNQISQEADVDPADLEEQAEAVQRGEDTGLQNADEVIEEMDAELDNGGSDET; this is translated from the coding sequence ATGTTCACACCACTCCAGGTCGGCAACGAACTGGCGGCCGTCGCTGCCGGACCCCCGGCGACGGTCGTCGGTGGCTCCCTGACGACAGTCGTCGGACTGTTGTTACTGGTGCTGCTGGCCGTCGTCATCTACGAGACCGTCCAGATCGTCGACGCCTACGAGAAGCAGGCGCTGACGGTCTTCGGCGAGTACCGAGGGCTGCTCGAACCGGGTATCAACATCATCCCGCCGTTCGTCTCCCGGACGTACACGTTCGACATGCGTACGCAGACCATCGACGTGCCCCGTCAGGAGGCCATCACGCGGGACAACTCTCCGGTGACGGCCGACGCCGTCGTCTACATCCGGGTGCGCGAGGCGAAACGCGCGTTCCTCGAAGTCGACGACTACAAGACCGCCGTATCGAATCTGGCGCAGACGACGCTGCGCGCGGTGCTCGGCGACATGGAACTCGACGACACCCTGAACAAGCGCCAGGAGATCAACTCCCGCATCCGCACCGAACTCGACGAACCCACGGACGAGTGGGGCATCCGGGTCGAGAGCGTGGAGGTCCGGGAGGTCAACCCGAGCCAGGAAGTCCAGAAGGCGATGGAGCAACAGACCAGCGCCGAGCGCCGCCGCCGCGCCATGATTCTGGAGGCGCAGGGTGAGCGGCAGTCCGCCATCGAGAACGCGCAGGGTGACAAGCAGTCGAACATCATCCGCGCGCAGGGTGAGAAGCAGTCCCAGATTCTCGAAGCCCAGGGTGACGCCATCTCGACCGTGCTCCGCGCGAAGTCGGCGGAGTCGATGGGCGAGCGCGCCATCATCGAGAAGGGCATGGAGACGCTGGAGGGCATCGGCCACGGCGAGTCGAACACGTTCGTCATCCCGCAGGAGCTGTCCAGCCTGGTCGGCCGGTACGGCAAACACCTCTCCGGCAGCGACGTCTCCGGCGACGGCACCGAACTCGGGAGCCTGGAGTTCGACGCGGAGACCCGCGAACTCATCGGGCTCGACGACATCGACGAGATTCTGAACCAGATCAGCCAGGAGGCGGACGTCGACCCCGCAGACCTGGAGGAGCAGGCCGAGGCCGTCCAGCGCGGCGAGGACACGGGCCTGCAGAACGCCGACGAAGTCATCGAGGAGATGGACGCGGAACTCGACAACGGCGGCAGCGACGAGACGTAG
- a CDS encoding winged helix-turn-helix transcriptional regulator, with translation MGIDEDKRATLRRFAAVGAASPLTRLAGDDSVEGSSEVRDAITGYLATTPGAHFSKLRDDLKLGTGETQHHLRTLLEDGAVESVRDGDYKRFYPAGQFSAFEQRALGYLRRDTPRGMVVELLRNPDATGSDLADALDVSPATVSKYAAQLEDAGMLSRTDGYAVERPETLVTLLVRYADSFDANAVDFAGDAADLLSYDP, from the coding sequence ATGGGTATCGACGAGGACAAGCGCGCGACCCTCCGCCGGTTCGCCGCGGTCGGCGCAGCGAGTCCGCTGACGCGGCTCGCGGGCGACGACAGCGTCGAGGGTAGCAGCGAGGTCCGCGACGCCATCACGGGCTACCTGGCGACGACGCCGGGCGCGCACTTCTCGAAGCTCCGCGACGACCTCAAGCTGGGGACCGGCGAGACCCAGCACCACCTGCGGACGCTGCTGGAGGACGGTGCCGTCGAGAGCGTACGGGACGGCGACTACAAGCGCTTCTATCCGGCGGGCCAGTTCTCGGCCTTCGAGCAGCGCGCGCTGGGCTACCTCCGGCGGGACACCCCGCGGGGGATGGTCGTGGAACTCCTCCGGAATCCGGACGCGACCGGCAGCGACCTCGCGGACGCGCTGGACGTGTCACCGGCGACCGTGAGCAAGTACGCCGCCCAGCTCGAGGACGCCGGGATGCTGTCGCGGACGGACGGCTACGCCGTCGAGCGCCCGGAGACGCTCGTCACGCTGCTCGTGCGGTACGCCGACTCCTTCGACGCGAACGCCGTGGACTTCGCGGGCGACGCGGCCGACTTGCTCTCCTACGACCCGTAG
- a CDS encoding DUF7123 family protein, whose product MSATAAAAQSLTPKQHRILDYLRDHADDRTYFKSRNIGDELDLSAKEVGANMPAIEEADHDLDVERWGYSSSTTWKVVA is encoded by the coding sequence ATGAGCGCGACCGCCGCGGCGGCCCAGTCACTCACCCCCAAGCAGCACCGCATCCTCGACTACCTCCGCGACCACGCCGACGACCGCACCTACTTCAAGTCGCGGAACATCGGCGACGAACTCGACCTCTCTGCGAAGGAGGTCGGCGCGAACATGCCCGCCATCGAGGAGGCCGACCACGACCTCGACGTCGAACGCTGGGGGTACTCCTCCTCGACGACCTGGAAAGTCGTCGCCTGA
- a CDS encoding flippase-like domain-containing protein, giving the protein MSDSAVEVSVVLPAYNEADTIETTVQTTLDTLESFLSAESFEVVVAEDGCEDETPAIADRLAADDDRVRHFHSDDRLGRGGALNAAFRDARGDTLVYFDTDMATDMRHLEELVESVRSGRFDLATGSRWMPGEAADRPAKRGVPSKGFNVAVRTLLGSELRDHQCGFKAFSRSAFETLVDDVEDEHWFWDTEMLVRAQRRGLDVKEFAVDWTPKGDSKVDLVRDVFGMGSQILRCFWEFSVSPYANRRTGMVVGSLLSVAAFALMFVYIDVGAFVDAVSNADPALVAAAAVVYLTSWPLRGQRYRDILAELGYREDVWFLTGAVFISQTGNLVIPARAGDAIRAYVVKARRGVPYTTGFASLAVERVFDLLTITVLAGGVLVALSLFSPSTLAELASTAAGEGLSGQESAAVQQATIVSTVVGALAVAAVVAIVWSARTDSNYVRGLVEWASDDSYVEFVAGIFERFVGDVQKVAADGRAFAGIGASSVVIWTIDVATALLVFLAFGLDLSLASLLAVGFFAVSVGNLSKVIPGPPGGIGIYEAAFAAIVSTLLPVAFGTAVGIAIVDHIVKNVVTVAGGAVSMTTLNVSLTEAVDGREADVAAESEATPVEE; this is encoded by the coding sequence ATGAGCGATTCGGCCGTCGAGGTGAGCGTCGTCCTCCCCGCGTACAACGAGGCCGACACCATCGAGACGACGGTCCAGACCACGCTCGACACCCTCGAGAGCTTCCTCTCGGCGGAGAGCTTCGAGGTGGTGGTCGCGGAAGACGGCTGCGAGGACGAGACGCCGGCAATCGCCGACCGGCTGGCGGCCGACGACGACCGCGTCCGGCACTTCCACAGCGACGACCGTCTGGGACGCGGCGGCGCGCTGAACGCGGCGTTTCGTGACGCTCGCGGCGACACGCTCGTCTACTTCGACACGGACATGGCGACGGACATGCGGCACCTCGAAGAGCTCGTGGAGAGCGTGCGCTCGGGACGCTTCGACCTCGCCACGGGCTCGCGCTGGATGCCGGGGGAGGCTGCAGACCGCCCCGCGAAACGCGGGGTTCCCTCGAAAGGATTCAACGTCGCCGTGCGGACGCTGCTCGGCTCCGAGTTACGGGACCACCAGTGTGGCTTCAAGGCGTTCAGCCGGAGCGCCTTCGAGACGCTCGTCGACGACGTGGAGGACGAGCACTGGTTCTGGGACACCGAGATGCTCGTGCGCGCGCAGCGCCGCGGCCTCGACGTCAAGGAGTTCGCCGTCGACTGGACGCCGAAAGGCGACTCGAAGGTCGACCTCGTGCGGGACGTCTTCGGCATGGGGAGCCAGATTCTGCGGTGTTTCTGGGAGTTCTCGGTGAGCCCGTACGCGAACCGCCGCACGGGCATGGTCGTCGGGAGCCTGCTGTCGGTCGCAGCGTTCGCGCTGATGTTCGTCTACATCGACGTCGGCGCGTTCGTCGACGCCGTCTCGAACGCCGACCCCGCGCTCGTCGCCGCCGCGGCCGTCGTCTACCTGACGTCGTGGCCCCTGCGCGGGCAGCGCTACCGGGACATCCTCGCCGAACTCGGCTACCGGGAGGACGTCTGGTTCCTCACGGGCGCGGTGTTCATCAGTCAGACCGGGAACCTCGTCATCCCCGCCCGAGCGGGTGACGCCATCCGCGCGTACGTCGTGAAGGCCCGGCGGGGCGTCCCGTACACGACCGGGTTCGCGTCGCTGGCCGTCGAGCGCGTCTTCGACCTGCTCACCATCACCGTGCTCGCGGGGGGCGTGCTCGTCGCGCTGTCGCTGTTCTCGCCGTCGACACTGGCCGAACTCGCGTCGACGGCGGCCGGCGAGGGGCTCAGCGGCCAGGAGTCCGCGGCTGTCCAGCAGGCGACTATCGTCTCTACCGTCGTCGGCGCGCTCGCCGTCGCCGCGGTGGTCGCCATCGTCTGGTCGGCCCGCACCGACTCGAACTACGTCCGCGGGCTCGTGGAGTGGGCGAGCGACGACTCCTACGTCGAGTTCGTCGCCGGCATCTTCGAGCGGTTCGTCGGCGACGTCCAGAAGGTCGCCGCGGACGGCCGGGCGTTCGCCGGCATCGGCGCGTCCAGCGTCGTCATCTGGACCATCGACGTCGCGACCGCCCTGCTCGTGTTCCTGGCGTTCGGCCTCGACCTCTCGCTCGCGAGCCTGCTCGCCGTCGGCTTCTTCGCGGTGAGCGTCGGGAACCTCTCGAAGGTCATTCCGGGGCCGCCGGGCGGCATCGGCATCTACGAGGCGGCGTTCGCAGCCATCGTGTCGACGCTGCTCCCGGTGGCGTTCGGAACGGCGGTCGGCATCGCCATCGTCGACCACATCGTGAAGAACGTCGTCACCGTGGCGGGCGGTGCCGTCTCGATGACGACGCTGAACGTCTCGCTGACCGAGGCCGTCGACGGCCGGGAGGCGGACGTCGCGGCCGAGAGCGAGGCCACGCCCGTCGAGGAGTAG
- a CDS encoding DUF84 family protein has translation MHVAVGSGNPVKRDAVQRALPDATVDAVSVDSGVSEQPWGDDETIEGARTRAERAFGPEYDLGVGLEGGVCAVEHRETAGNASGGTASTERDGDLYLIMWAAATDGDRTEIAAGPRLRLPGNVAARLRDGDELGPVMDDLLDTSGVAENQGAAGVLTAGMTDRTEALRTAVAGALGPFVTEYY, from the coding sequence GTGCACGTAGCAGTCGGTTCCGGCAACCCCGTGAAGCGCGACGCCGTCCAGCGCGCGCTCCCCGACGCCACCGTCGACGCCGTCTCCGTCGACAGCGGCGTCAGCGAGCAGCCCTGGGGCGACGACGAGACCATCGAGGGGGCCCGCACCCGCGCCGAGCGGGCGTTCGGACCGGAGTACGACCTCGGGGTCGGGCTGGAAGGAGGGGTTTGCGCGGTCGAGCATCGCGAGACCGCGGGGAACGCGAGCGGTGGAACCGCGAGCACCGAGCGGGACGGCGACCTCTACCTGATTATGTGGGCGGCCGCCACCGACGGCGACCGCACCGAAATCGCGGCCGGGCCTCGCCTCCGGCTCCCCGGTAACGTGGCCGCTCGGCTCCGCGACGGCGACGAACTCGGGCCGGTAATGGACGACCTGCTGGACACGTCCGGTGTCGCCGAGAATCAGGGCGCGGCGGGCGTGCTGACCGCCGGGATGACCGACCGGACCGAGGCGCTTCGGACGGCCGTCGCGGGCGCACTCGGGCCGTTCGTCACCGAGTACTACTGA
- a CDS encoding helical backbone metal receptor, whose amino-acid sequence MRVVSLAPSATNVVTALDAADRLVGRTTHCSADAPAVGGWLNPDYEAVVDRDPDVVLTSDGLQAEIRDDLRDRGLDVQHVEPATLDDVLSSFAAIGAAVGLLERGHALEAACRERVETVCERAPADRPVVYCEEWADPPMAAGNWVPDAVDAAGGRYPFVPSGERSREVDPDVVREAAPEHAVVHICGTGEQTDADPADRWGIDADVHVVDDSLLNQPSPRLIDGIEHLAGLLRED is encoded by the coding sequence AGCGCCACGAACGTCGTCACCGCCCTCGACGCCGCCGACCGTCTGGTCGGCCGGACGACGCACTGTAGCGCCGACGCGCCCGCCGTGGGCGGCTGGCTGAATCCCGACTACGAGGCGGTCGTCGACCGCGACCCGGATGTCGTCCTGACGAGCGACGGCCTCCAGGCCGAGATTCGGGACGACCTCCGCGACCGCGGCCTCGACGTCCAGCACGTCGAACCAGCCACACTTGACGACGTCCTCTCTTCGTTCGCCGCCATCGGAGCCGCCGTCGGTCTCCTGGAACGCGGCCACGCACTCGAAGCCGCCTGCCGCGAGCGCGTCGAGACAGTTTGTGAGCGAGCGCCCGCCGACCGTCCAGTCGTCTACTGCGAGGAGTGGGCCGACCCACCGATGGCGGCCGGCAACTGGGTGCCCGACGCCGTCGACGCGGCGGGCGGCCGCTATCCGTTCGTCCCCTCGGGCGAGCGCTCCCGCGAGGTCGACCCGGACGTCGTCCGCGAGGCCGCCCCCGAGCACGCCGTCGTTCACATCTGCGGGACGGGCGAACAGACCGACGCCGACCCCGCAGACCGCTGGGGCATCGACGCCGACGTTCACGTCGTCGACGACAGTCTTCTGAACCAGCCGAGCCCCCGACTTATCGACGGCATCGAGCACCTCGCCGGCTTGCTCCGCGAGGACTAA